From a single Solanum dulcamara chromosome 4, daSolDulc1.2, whole genome shotgun sequence genomic region:
- the LOC129887315 gene encoding serine/threonine protein phosphatase 2A 57 kDa regulatory subunit B' kappa isoform-like, with the protein MGGFNGNSPRNSPKASPRKTFSPKNSPRASPRRTNTTLKQLLLDSRNMTNFLDSETEELLSLISYCSFTYTFIDPQESPSQQDLKRLKLIQLLSIIKTLIKPLDDQVLSPLFIMLSSNLFRPLPPPIHSVVSILPDDDDLVSNPTPSWPHLQIVYDIFLRIVSRTSVESLRIYIDHAFLLSLLTLFQSEDQRERDNLKNVFHRIYSKLTFYRPFMRKTMHDVFLHYVYETDQRHPGIGELLEIWGTIINGFSVPLKEEHKFFLNKVLVPLHKPKGMQVYYRQLAYCVSQFVQKEPELGEVVIRGILKYWPVTNCQKEVLFIGELEELVESVDSQLYKELALPLCTKITKCLNSWNSQVAERALYVWNNEQFWKMASQAMEEVFPVLVEGMEKNLQGHWSKSVRQLTENVKGMLEALAPFLYSKCLLQLEIQEAIERIEEMRRKEIWEKIENAAM; encoded by the exons ATGGGTGGGTTCAATGGAAACAGCCCAAGAAACTCTCCAAAAGCTTCTCCAAGGAAAACATTTAGCCCAAAAAACTCTCCAAGAGCTTCTCCAAGAAGAACAAACACAACTCTAAAACAACTCCTTTTAGATTCAAGGAACATgacaaattttcttgattctgAGACAGAGGAATTACTTTCTCTAATATCTTACTGTTCTTTCACTTACACTTTCATTGATCCACAAGAATCCCCTTCACAACAAGATTTAAAGAGGCTAAAACTCATCCAACTCCTCTCCATCATCAAGACTCTCATAAAACCACTTGATGATCAAGTTCTTTCACCCCTTTTCATAATGTTGTCATCTAATCTTTTTAGGCCACTCCCTCCACCAATTCACTCTGTTGTCTCAATATTACCAGACGACGACGATCTTGTCAGCAATCCAACACCTTCCTGGCCACATTTGCAAATCGTTTACGACATTTTCCTCAGGATTGTTAGTAGAACAAGTGTTGAATCGCTCCGTATCTACATAGACCATGCTTTCCTCCTTAGTCTCCTCACGTTGTTCCAATCCGAAGACCAAAGGGAACGCGACAACTTGAAGAATGTGTTCCACAGAATCTATTCAAAGTTAACATTCTACAGACCATTCATGAGAAAGACTATGCATGATGTTTTCTTGCACTATGTTTATGAGACTGATCAAAGGCACCCTGGAATTGGAGAGCTTCTTGAAATATGGGGCACAATTATCAATGGATTTAGTGTTCCTTTGAAAGAAGAACACAAGTTTTTCTTGAATAAAGTTCTTGTCCCTTTGCATAAACCAAAAGGGATGCAGGTTTATTACAGGCAGTTGGCTTATTGTGTATCTCAGTTCGTGCAAAAAGAGCCTGAGCTTGGTGAGGTTGTGATCAGAGGCATATTGAAGTACTGGCCAGTTACAAATTGCCAGAAGGAAGTTCTGTTTATTGGTGAATTGGAAGAACTTGTGGAGTCTGTTGATTCCCAATTGTACAAGGAACTTGCCCTGCCTTTGTGCACCAAAATTACCAAGTGTTTAAACAGTTGGAACTCACAG GTTGCTGAACGTGCATTATATGTGTGGAACAATGAACAATTCTGGAAGATGGCATCACAAGCAATGGAAGAAGTATTTCCAGTTCTAGTTGAAGGGATGGAGAAGAATCTGCAAGGTCATTGGAGCAAAAGTGTTCGACAATTAACAGAGAATGTGAAGGGAATGCTGGAAGCTCTAGCACCATTTCTCTATTCCAAGTGCCTTCTACAGCTAGAAATCCAAGAAGCCATTGAACGCATAGAAGAGATGAGAAGAAAGGAAATTtgggaaaaaattgaaaatgcaGCAATGTAA